In one Rhinopithecus roxellana isolate Shanxi Qingling chromosome 1, ASM756505v1, whole genome shotgun sequence genomic region, the following are encoded:
- the LOC104660169 gene encoding IQ domain-containing protein F5-like — protein MNDDEKNILMKQKLKEERSKIREPLLPPQTKNPPGDIELASTKIQAWWRGTLVRRTLLHAALRALIIQCWWRQVLASLQAKRRRAALELCARQLWAAVRLQSWVRMWRVRHRYCRLLNAVRIIQVYWRWRSCHTRGFFHGSYELTTSQLSLELDIFLGSQICRITDCIPFPIKN, from the exons ATGAATGATGATGAAAAAAACATATTGATGAAACAGAAACTGAAGGAGGAAAGGAGTAAGATACGAGAACCTCTTCTTCCACCCCAAACAAAG AACCCACCTGGCGACATTGAACTGGCCTCCACGAAaatccaggcctggtggcggggcACGCTGGTGCGACGCACACTACTGCACGCGGCCCTCAGAGCTCTGATCATTCAGTGCTGGTGGAGGCAGGTGCTGGCAAGCCTGCAGGCGAAGAGGCGGCGCGCGGCGCTGGAGCTCTGCGCACGGCAGCTATGGGCAGCAGTCAGGCTGCAGTCCTGGGTCCGCATGTGGCGTGTCCGCCATCGTTACTGTCGTTTGCTCAATGCTGTCCGCATCATCCAGGTCTACTGGCGCTGGAGAAGTTGCCATACCCGTGGCTTTTTCCATGGCAGCTATGAGCTCACAACAAGCCAGCTGAGCCTTGAGCTTGACATCTTCCTGGGATCACAGATTTGCCGAATTACAGACTGCATCCCCTTCCCAATAAAGAACTGA